The proteins below are encoded in one region of Pongo pygmaeus isolate AG05252 chromosome 20, NHGRI_mPonPyg2-v2.0_pri, whole genome shotgun sequence:
- the SMIM46 gene encoding small integral membrane protein 46 → MDLGSGSSQGGDSETTFQLWLQLLLWAHLAVRFLGYLHHTFWGPKPQPAP, encoded by the coding sequence ATGGATCTGGGATCAGGCAGCAGCCAGGGTGGGGACTCGGAGACCACCTTCCAGCTGTGGCTGCAGCTGCTTCTCTGGGCCCACCTGGCTGTACGTTTCCTGGGCTACCTGCACCACACCTTCTGGGGGCCTAAGCCACAGCCAGCACCCTGA